In one Thermus hydrothermalis genomic region, the following are encoded:
- a CDS encoding PIN domain-containing protein, protein MAEGEAEALQERALRLLKASIRTVPRKAYAPMEKEARLRVPRDPQDWPVAALALSLRAAIWSTDGDFCGSDIPLWHTEVLAAWLGVDPR, encoded by the coding sequence CTGGCGGAAGGCGAGGCCGAAGCACTCCAGGAAAGGGCGCTCCGCCTTCTGAAAGCTTCCATCCGAACGGTGCCGCGCAAGGCCTACGCCCCTATGGAGAAAGAGGCCCGGCTTCGGGTTCCACGGGATCCCCAAGACTGGCCCGTGGCGGCCCTAGCCCTCTCGCTCCGTGCCGCCATATGGTCTACGGACGGGGACTTCTGCGGGAGCGACATCCCCCTTTGGCACACCGAGGTTCTGGCGGCGTGGCTCGGGGTTGACCCCCGATAA